In Runella sp. SP2, the genomic window CTACAAACAAGAGCTCGTTGGAGAACGTCTATTGACGACGCCCGCGCACTATGCCTACCTCAAAATCGCAGAAGGATGCGATCGTCCTTGTAGTTTTTGTGCAATTCCGTTGATGCGCGGAGGCCACGTGTCGCGTTCAATTGATGAGCTGGTGACTGAGGCAAAATCATTGGCGCGTCGTGGCACGAAAGAGTTGATTTTGATTGCTCAAGATTTGACCTACTACGGGTTGGATATTTACAAAAAACGCAATTTGTCGGAGCTACTCAATCACCTAGCCGATGTAGAAGGCATCGACTGGATTCGTTTACAGTATGCGTACCCGTCGGGTTTTCCGCTAGATGTGTTGGATGTGATGCGCGAGCGTTCCAACATTTGTAAGTATTTGGACATGCCGCTGCAAAGTGGTAGCACCGAAATGCTGAAACTCATGCGCCGTGGTATCACGCGCGAAAAAACCGAAGACCTCATCAAGACCATTCGGGATAAAGTACCAGGCATTGCGCTGCGTACGACCCTCATTGCAGGGCATCCAGGGGAAACGGAAGAAATGTTTGAAGAAACCCTTGAGTTTGTGGAACGTACCCGTTTCGATCGCTTGGGTGTGTTTGCCTACTCGCACGAAGACCAGACGCATTCGTTTACCATGCCCGACGACGTGCCTGCCGACGTAAAACAACAACGTACCGACGACATCATGGCGGTGCAGCAAGACATTTCGTGGTCGTTGAACCAAGAAAAAATTGGCAATACGTACAAGGTGTTGTTCGACCGTAAAGAAGGTGGTTATTTCATTGGCCGTACCGAATTTGATTCCCCCGAAGTAGATAATGAGGTATTAATTTCGGCCGAACAGTACGTTCGAGTAGGGGACTTTGCCAACGTAAAAATCAACAACGCCGAGGAGTTTGACTTGTACGGGCAATTGGTCTAAATCGGGTATATTCATTTCTAAAACACATAGAGCACAGTAGTGTTTTCACATAGTAAACATATCGAACGGCTAATGCGGCTGAATGCTATGTTTACTATGTGAAAAAAACTATCTAAACTATGTGGTCACCCACGTTATTTTGTTGCTTTCTTCCCTTTGGTAGTGCTTGAAGCTGCTGCTTTAGAGTTCATCTCCATATAATCTACCACCAAGTGGCTAAGAGATTTTACGCCTAACGTAAACCCGCTTTCATCAAGGTAAAAATCAGGGGTGTGATGCGGTGCTACGTCGTAAGGGCTTTTGCCTTTGGCCATTCCTCCCAAAAAGAAGAAGAACCCAGGGATTTTCTTTTGGAAGTAGCTAAAGTCTTCGGCACCAGTAGCAACGGGCGAAAGAAGGACGTTGTCTTTGCCTGCCAATGCCTCCAACGTCGGAATCATTTTATCGGTAAGTGCGGGGTCGTTGACCGTCGCTGGGTAGCCGATGCCAATTTCTACGTCGGCTTTTGCACCTGCGCTTTCAGCAATATTCGTTGAAATTTCCTTGATGCGACGGTGAACAAGCGCCTGCTGGTCATCACCGAAGGTACGAATGGTGCCAATCATTTCGAGTGACTCAGGAATGATGTTGTAGCGAATACCGCCGTGAATCGCACCCACGGTTACTACCGCAGGGTTTTCCGTAATGTCAACATTGCGACTTACGATGGTTTGCAAACCCATCACCACCTGAGAAGCCGTAACGATAGGGTCAACGCCCGACCAAGGGTTGGCGCCGTGGGTTTGTTTTCCTTTTAGTTTGATGGTCAACTGGTCAACGGCTGCCATGGTCGCACCTGGGCGGTAGCGGATTTTGCCTACTTCGGTTTGTGAGTTGATGTGAAGTCCAAAAATAGCATCCACTTTCGGGTTGTCCAATGCGCCTTCTTCCACCATTCGATTGGCACCAAAAGTCCCACCTGTATAAACGCCTTCTTCGGCAGGTTGGAAAATAAGCTTAACCGTTCCTGCTAAGTCTTTTTGCATCGACGCCAATACCTCAGCAACCCCCATCAAAATAGCGACGTGGCTATCGTGACCGCAAGCGTGCATGACACCCGTTTTTTGGTTGTTGAACTCCGTTACCACTTTCGATTTGAAAGGAATATCCACGCGTTCAGTTACAGGCAGGCCGTCCATGTCGGCGCGAAGGGCGACTACGGGGCCAGGTTTTCCTCCTTTGAGTACACCGATAACTCCCGTAACGGCTACTTTTTCTTTGACTTCATAACCTAGCTTGCGTAGGTGTTCGGCCACGATATTTGCCGTTCTAAATTCTTGGTTGCCAAGCTCTGGGTGCTCGTGGAAATCGCGACGCCACGCAATTACCTTGCTTTCGATAGCGTCAGACGCTTGGTTGATAACGGGCTTGAGGGCACTTTGTGCATATCCTGTGCCGAGGCTCAGGGCCAACAATGCACCACTTAGGAGAGGTTTTTTCATCGGATTTTAGTTTGTCGTTAGGAAAAATTTTGAGCAATTTAACAAAAAACGCCCTTGGATGTTCGATATTCGCGGTTCAAAATCGAAAACTGATGCAAAAACTTCTCTTCATAGACCGCGACGGAACTATTATCGTTGAGCCACCCGTCGATTTTCAGGTAGATTCCTTAGAAAAATTGGCTTTTTTGCCCAAAGCCATCTCAAATCTTCGTCGTTTGGCCGAAGAAACCGATTTTGGTTTTGTGATGGTAACCAACCAAGATGGCTTGGGAACTGATTCTTTCCCCGAAGATACGTTTTGGCCTGCCCAAAATAAAATGCTCCAAGTTCTCGAAGGCGAAGGGGTAACTTTCCAAGCAATTCACGTGGATCGTACCTTCCCGCACGAAAATGCCCCCACGCGCAAACCTGGCACGGCTTTGTTGACGGAGTATTTCAATGGCTCGTACGATTTGGCAAACAGCTACGTGCTGGGCGATCGCCTGACGGATGTGCAATTGGCGGTGAATATGGGATGTAAAGCCATTTATATTGCCAACGAACTCCCTGCCGATCTTGCCTCTGAATTGGCCAATGCCATTTCGCTCGTTAGCACCGATTGGGACGCTATTTATGAACACCTTCGCTTGCCTGCCCGTACGGCTTCGGTAGAGCGAGTGACGAAAGAAACCCAAATCAAAATAGAACTCAACCTCGATGGTACAGGTAAGTCAGCAATGAATACAGGGCTTGGATTTTTTGACCACATGCTCGACCAGCTTGCCAAACACTCAGGCGCCGATTTGACAATTTCGGTGGTGGGTGATTTGCACATCGACGAGCACCATACCATCGAAGACACCGCCTTGGCGTTGGGCGAAGCTTACCGCAAGGCGTTGGGCGACAAACGAGGTATTAGTCGCTACGGCTTTTTGTTGCCAATGGACGAAGCCTTGGCCCAAGTAGCTATCGACTTTTCGGGTCGCCCGTGGTTGGTGTGGGATGCTGATTTCAAGCGGGAAAAAATCGGAGAAATGCCGACCGAAATGTTTTATCATTTCTTCAAGTCGTTTTCGGATACGGCTCAGTGCAACCTCAACATCAAGTGCGAAGGAAGCAACGAACACCACAAAATCGAGGCAATTTTTAAAGGATGGGCCAAAGCCATCAAGATGGCCGTGAAGCGTGATTTGAAAGCCCTTGATGTTTTACCGTCCACCAAAGGAGTACTTTAGAAAGAACGTATTCGGATAATTTTACAAAAAAACACCAGTTTTTTTGGGTCTAAATGCCGAATGCTATTACTTTTGTACTATCTTTAAAATAAGGTTTTACACAATAAATTACGAATCATAATGGACTTAAGAACCATCGGTACCCTCATATTTTATGCAGTATTGTTAGGCGTTTCTTTTTGGGTAGGAGGCCTTTTAGAGAAAAACGAACGTAAATACACGAAATACTTCAAAGAAGACTAACAAAACGCATGAGCGCAAGCTCATCGTCTTCGATACATCAATTTCAAACGCGAGCTATTGAGGAACATCAGTAGCTCGCATTTTTGTATCTAGCACTTCTTATAACCCATGTAACTTTTTAGTGAGAAGGTAGTCAGAAGGGCAAACGTGCGTATCAAACGTGCTTGTGGTTGCTCACAACCACAAATGGATGATGTGCTTGTGGTTGTGAGCAACCACAAATGGATTAGCAAATATTAACAATAAAACGAATAACGGACTATGGACATCAAAGGAAGAGTACTCCAGCTATTGCCTTTGCAAACAGGCGAGGGTAAAAATGGGACGTGGAAAAAACAAGATTTTGTCATTGAAACTGACGGACAGTACCCCAAAAAAGTGTGTATCTCGGCATGGGGAGATAAAATCAATGAAAGCGCGTTGAAAGTAGGGAACGAAGTAAACGTGTCGTTTGATATTGAAAGCCGTGAGTACAACGGCCGCTGGTACACCGATGTAAAAGCGTGGAAAATTGATTCAATGAGCGGAGGCGGTGGTGCCAGCGAAGAGGCAAGTTTTGGCGGAAGCACCCGTCCTACAACATCGCTACCTACCACCTTTGAAGCCAGCGAGGAAGATAATTTACCATTTTAGGAGTGTCGAGGGTCGAATGCAGAGTGTCGAATAAGAAAAATACCATTCGACACTCTGCATTCTCAATTCGACACCAACAATCGGGTTGTAAGCAACCCTCAGCACAGAATTGTTCACTTAGGCTAAGACAAGACAAACAATTAACAGATAACGATTAACGATTAACTGTGCTTTTGCTCTGCGCCATTTTAAGGGCTTGCGTGGTGGTATAATACTTCGAAATCATGTTAGGAACTTCCCACTCGGGCAGTTTTCCAGCCTTCAAAAAGTCCATGTATTTCTTCGCTACTTGTGAGAAGTGCGCTTCGTGGCCAATGTCATATTTCTTCGGAATCACTACTTCCCAGCCTTTGTCATTTTTCTTGAGTTCGATGCCTGGGTACGTTGTCTGTACTTTTTTGAACGCTTCGGCCACTGCTTTTTCGTACGCTGGCGTATTGTTAAGGGCTTCAATGTACAACACAGGCTTAAAATTCTGCTCCTTGCCCTGACGTATAATCAAGTTCGCTTTGCTTCCCTTCATAATTGAATAGTGCGTATCGCCCGTGCCTTGTGGCGCTTGGAAGTTCCAAATCACCGATGCGCGAGCGTGTACGCCCTTGAGGGTGTAGTCAATCTGACCGTTGGCATATACTTCAAGATTTTTTCCTTTGACGTCTTTTTTCAAATAATCGGGGTAGGTGTCATTTTTGGTGACGAGTTTAAATTGCTCAGGCGTCATGGTTGTGGCGCTGTGAGTCGCATTGAGGAGCTTAATGTCTTTTTTGTAGTCAATGATTTGGTTGGGAAAACAGCTCCATTGAATCAAATCCACCAAGTGGGTCGTCACGTCCACCACGCCTTCGCCTTGTTGTTTTACGTCAAAAAACCACGATGGACGAATCAGAGGCTCGCCCGAAACGTACTTGAAAAAGTGGTGAACGCTCTCTTTGGTAACGGCAGGGTCTTGGGGTGTGCCTTTTTGGAGTGTACCAAAAATGGCGGGCACCAGCGCAAGCTCGCGTTGAAGGGCATTGCTGATTTCGTAGCGCTCCGTCATGATGTCGTAGAGCAATATGTTTTTCTTTTTGGCTTGGGCAAAAGCTTCTTGCAGCAACGAAAAACCAGCGGCGTCAATGGCCATGGGTTTATCGGCCAACACGTTCAACCCCGCGTCCACCGATTTTTTGATGTAGTCAGTTTTCTTTTGATTATTTCCTGCCAAAACCACCAAATTACCTGCTTTTTCGCTCAACATCTTCTGGAAAAAGTCAGTGCCCGTATAGACTTTCTCGTCCCACTGCGTCGGGTCGTCGGAGCGGGTGTTGTACTTTTTAATTTTATCGAGGTACGCCTCTACATCGGGGCCTTTGGTGGCATACACGTGCACGACGGGGTTGACGTTGTCGTAGCGGGTATTTTGTACCAGTGCGGCATGAAAGTGCCCAGGCTCAAGCACGATGAGGCTAATGGGCTTTTTGGCTTGTTGTCCCATACTGGGGAGGGTTAAACTACTTGCAGCTAATAAGCAGCCTAGAAGGCGATTCTTCATAGAATTTGTGGGTGATTTTTTAAGGAATAAGCGTTTGTGGCCACAAATTTACTTAGTTTCCGTAGCTTCCAACCACTGCTGAGCGCTATTAGGATCGATAAACAGGGTGGCGTTGGGGTGGGTACGTAAAATCGTTGATGGATATACTTCGCTGATGTCGTCGAGGAGGGTATGGTAAATGGCCTCGGCTTTGTGGGCTGCAGGAACCATGCAAAACACCGTGGGCGCTTTTACCAACGCAGGAATCGTAAGCGTAAGGGCATACTCGGGAACAAGCTCCAACGACGCAAAACAGCCGTCGTGCACTTGCTGCTGACGGCTCGTAAGGTCTAAGTCCACTTTTTTGACCAGTACAGGGTCATTGAAAAATGCAATGTGCGGGTCGTTGAACGCAATGTGGCAGTTTTCGCCGATACCCATGCAAACGATGTCGGTGGGGTATTGGGTCAACAAAGCCGAGTAACGTTGACATTCTGCTTCGGCCTCTGCTACGTTTCCATTGATGTAAAACACTTCTTTCAACGGTACTTTGGCAAAAAATCGGTCTTTGAGAAAATTGCCAAAACGTTGTGGTGCCTCGTCCGACAAGCCAATGTATTCATCCATGTGAAAGGCATTGACCCGTTGCCATTCAACACCAGGCTGGACAGCGAGGGCGTCCAAAAACTCGTTTTGTGACGGAGCAGCGGCAAAAATAATATTGACGGTTTCTTGGCTTTGAAGCAATGATTTAATTTTTGTAGCGGCCATTTCGGCTGCATATTGCCCTAATTCTTGGCGGTTTTGGGCTAATTTGACGTGGAGTTTGTCAACGGTTGTTTCTTGTAAAAGAGGCATATTGTAACTTTTATTTTACTTTTTGTAAATCACTTTTCCCCCCACCATCGTCATCCCGACGTTGATATTTTCATCAAAAATAACAACATCAGCGTCTTTGCCTTTGGCGAGCGAGCCTTTGCGGTCGCTAACGCCCATGATGCGGGCGGGGGTAGTACTTGCCATGCGAACGGCATCCAACAACGGCACATTGGCCATCGTAATCATGTTGCGCACCAGTCGGTCGAAGGTGGCGACGCTGCCCGCAAACGAGGTACGGTCGGGGAGTTTGGCCACACCGTCTTCGATGATAACGGGCAAGCCATTTTTCAACGATCCTAGCACACTTTCCCCCTCGGGCATCCCTGCGCCGCGCATGGCGTCGGTGATGAGGGCAGTGCGGTCGGGTCCTTTGAATTTATAGACAAATTGGAGCAAAGGAGCGGGCAAATGAATGCCATCACCGATGATTTCTACGTCTAAGTCAAGTAAGTACGAGCTTTCAATCACCCCCGCGTAGCGAAAGGCGTTTTTGCGCGTCACACCCGACATCGCTGAATACAAATGAGTGACGAGTGAATAACCATTTTCGTAGGCTGCCAACACATCGTCGTAATAAGCATCGGTATGGGCAATGGCCGCCAAAATCCCTTTTTGACGTAGCCGTTGTCCAAACGGAATTGCTCCTTCTAATTCAGGGGCGGCACTCCAGCGAACGATGGACGACGAATAGTGCAGAATTTCTTCGTATTCGGCGGGGTCGGGATTGCGGATGTAACGCGGGTCTTGTGCTCCCCGCTGACTCAGGGCAAAATAGGGGCCTTCGAGGTGAATGCCCAAAAAGGCCGCGCCGTTAGTATTGCGTCGATGGGCTTTTTCATAAACATCGAGCGTATGAAGCAAATCTTCTTTTTCGGCCGTCAATGTGGTTGGTACCAAGGCCGTTGTACCAAAACGCGCGTGCAGCTCGGCAACGGTCAGGAAAGCTTCTTCGGTACCGTCCATAAAATCGGCACCACCACCGCCGTGAACGTGGATATCGATAAACCCAGGAGAAATGTATTGCCCTTGGGCGTCGATTTCTTCGGCATCGGATACGTCAACGAAGCCTTCATGCACACCGACGATTTGACCGTTTTCCACCACCACCGTTCCATTTTTAATGGCACGAAAAGGAGTCAGGATAGTCCCGTTACTGATTTTTATTTTCATAAAATGCAGGTCTTTTTGGCTGAAAAAATTAGCCCTTCTCCTGAAAGGAGAGGGGTTGGGGTGAGGTTCCCCAATGCTTCACTTTATGGCCATAGGCTGCATAATACACCAAGTACAAATAACAAGGCAACAATACCCAATAGGCAGTGCGCACGTCGTACAAATCGGCGAAATAACCGTAGAACAGCGGCATAATGGCGTTGCCACACAAGCCCATGATGAGAATCGACGCACCGAGTTTGGTATAACGGCCAAGGCCGTCTAACGCCAAGGGCCAAATTCCCGCCCACACAAGTGAGTTGGCCAAACCGAGCAACACCACAAACCAAATCGAAAGGTCGGCGGTATGGCCTAGAAATTGAACGGTGCCTTTGGCAAAAATAATTAGCAAGGTAAACACCGTTCCCAACACCGTACAAAAGCGCAGGGCATTGACTTGGCTGATGAACTTAGGAATGGTGATAATGCCGATGATGTACCCACAAATGGTGCAGGCCAAAGTGTAGGATGGAAACGTTTTGGCCTTGAGCAAATCAATGCCCATGGAGTTGGCATAACCAATGACGGTATCAATGGCAATCACCTGCGTACCTACGTGCAGGAAGATGGCCACAGCCCCCAAAATAAGGTGCGGAAACTGAAAAATGCTGGTTTTGCTCGCATTGGCAGTGGCGACTTCGGGGCTTTCGTGCTCGGTATTGATTTCGGGAAGTGGCGAGCGATACACCAAGTACCCTAACACAAATAAAAATATTCCTAAAACAGTATAAGGCTGAATCACACGACGGACGAGTTCGTCCAAAGCAGCGCTTTTTTCGGTAGGATTCATCGTGCCAAGTTGTGCAAATAAATCGGTGTCGGTGGGGCGTAAAATCACGGCAGCAAATACCAGTGGTGACAAAATACCAGCGGCTTTGTTGCAAATGCCCATGATACTAATTCGTTGAGCACCACGTTCTTTGGGGCCTAGAATGGTGATGTAAGGATTGGCAGCGGTTTGTAAAATGGCTAACCCAATGCCAATCGTAAACAGCCCCATTAAGAAAATGCCGTAGGTGCGCGTCATGGCGGCAGGAACGAAAATAAACGCTCCCAAAGCCATGGCCCAAAAGCCAAACATCATGCCCTTTTTGAACCCTTGGGTTTTGAGTAAATACGAAGCAGGCACCGACATGATAAAGTAAGCAATGTAAAACGCAAACGCCACCAAATAGGCTTGAAAGCTGGTGAGTTCGCAGGCAATTTTGAAGTAAGGAATCAGAATGGAGTTGACCCACGAGATGAAGCCGAAGATAAAAAACATCAGCCCAATTAGGAAAATAGAAACGGTAGTTTCGCGCGGGCTTAGGCTGCTTACTTCAACGGCAGCAGTAGAGGATTTCATAGAAAGGATGGTTTTGAACTTCCCGAAAGTTACTCACTTTCGGGAAGCTGGTTAGGTTTAGAAAGAATCGTTATAACGTTGGCTCCCAGCCTTTTTCGTACTCACGCTTCCAGAATTTCTGCGCTTCTTTGTTGTTCTTGATGTGTCCGTTGGTGGGGTCAATGTCCAAAATGCTGTTGGAACGCAAAGCGATGTTCCCCAACTGACACAAAAGCGTACTTTGATGCCCGCTTATAATATCGGATGCCAACGGAGTCCCTTTTTTGATGGCTTCCACAAAGTTTTGGAAGTGAGTGGCATCCAATGCTTGCGAAGGATTCATTTTGTTGCGAGGGTCAATCGGCATGTCGTTGGTAACGTCTTTGATAACCTTGTTGTCCAAATCGTAAATTTTGTACGCATTGCCGCCGCCGTATTCCAACGTACCTTTTTCTCCGTAAAACGAAACGCCTACGCTGCTGCCTTCGATATTGCGGCTGTTGCAGCTACGGCCTTCCCACGTCATGAATTTATCTTTGCCAAATTCAAGGTTAATGACTTGGGTATCTGGTGTTTCCCAATCGTCTTGGTAGCGGTAACGCCCACCCGAAGAGGAAACTTTGGTCGGATAACTTACCTGCAATCCCCAACGCATGAGGTCGAGCATGTGGGTGCCGTTGTTAAGGGCTTCGCCCGTTCCCCAATTCCAAAACCAGTGCCAGTTGTAGTGGATGACGTTGTCTTTGTACGCACGGCGTGGCGCTGGGCCTTGCCACAGGTCAAAGTTGAGCCAAGACGGTACGGCCGTTGCTTTGCCCGTTCCGATGGTAGGGCGGTTGTTGGTGTACCAGCCTTTGGCAAAATACGGGCGACCAATTACTCCGTCGTGAATTTCTTTGATGGCTTGTTTGACGTTGGGCCACGACCGACGCTGGTTTCCCATCTGAATCACGTTTTTGTACTTGGCGGCGACAGCCATCAACAATTCGCCTTCGTGCGGGTTGTGGCTGCATGGTTTCTCCAAATACACATGTTTTCCTGCTTTTGAAGCCAAAATAGCCGCAGGAGCGTGCCAGTGGTCAGGAGCGGCGATGATGAGTCCGTCCATGTCTTTGTCCTCCAGCGATTTGCGGAAGTCGGGCGTTTCTTTTGGCTTGCGGTTTTGGATTTTTTCTACCCCCGCCACGCACTTTGCAGCGGCTTTTGAATCAACGTCTGAAATACTGACGACTTCACAATTGGGCTGAAGGGCAAAGTTGGTTGCCAAAGCAAAGCCACGGCTATTGACCCCCATTACACCGAGGCGTACTTTATCGTTGGCGCCCAAAATGTTGGCATAACTTTTTGCACTAAAACCAGGGAGAACGCCGCCTACGGTCAAAACGGCCGTTCCTGTTAGGCTTTTTTTGAGAAAATCGCGGCGAGAGGCGCTGTTGGATGAAGTTGAGTTTTTGCTCATGTAAAGGTTTTTGGTTAGAAATAATGTGTTTATTGACACCTGCAAAAATAAAGGTTAGCCCGAGGTTTTGTCTAAACTTTCCAAGTTTCCTTTTCTGCGATTTGTGAACCTTGGAAAGGTTTTTAACCTTTCCAAGGCTGTTTTTCGACGCTTTACAAAACTTGGAAAGTATCTTAGCCTTTCCAAGTTTGCTTTTTGACGCTTTTCAAAACTTGGAAAGGTTTGTTATTTGCTTTGCGGTGCCCAATACGTACAATAACCAGCCGTTTGAACGGGGCCTTTGAACAACATACAGCCACCGCAGGCTTTGCCATCTTTGGGAGGAAGCCACAAATTGCAATTTCCACACTGAGATTCGGCACGGGGGGACGCATCGACATATCCCAGTTTTTTCCGAGTTTTTAGGTCATTTTCGCTAACTGTTGAAAAATCTTTGCAAGGGTCGGTCGTTTCAGACTGAGAAGCTGATTTTGGTTGACAGCTACTCACCAAAAATGCGGTAGTGGGTAATATCGGTAACGCAATGGTGATAAATTCTCTTCTTTTCATTCGGGTTGATGCTAAAAAAACGATTACTTCTTTTTCAACAAAAGCGCGAGTCGCTGAACTTCCCCCGAACGATTGCGGGCGCGCACCACGTGAGCAAAGTCGTTGAGGAAACTTTCTTTGTCGGGTATCATTCGATCAAAAAAACCTTCCCTTTGCAGTACTTCAATGAGCGTAAAAGAGGCCCCTGCTTCCGAACTTAAAATTCCCATGCGGTACCATTTGTCCTGAACGTGCTGCGAGAGCGCTTTAGCTAATGCGTTTGAAACTGAGGGACTTGTAAACTGTCCAAGGCTTAAACAGGCTTGAAACGATACTTTTGGCGAAACGTCGGTGGTCTTTTCGATAAGTTGTGGCAACAACTCAGACCACTTTTCGGCTTCGATGAGGCTATAGGCGCGGAGGTCGGGCTGAGCATCGGCGAGAGCTTTTTTTATCAAACTGAGAGTCAGTGCGTTAAGTCCTTCCAAAACAAAAAACGCGTGCAAACGGGCGCGAGCGTCGGCGTGCGTTAAGAAAAGGTCAGTCACGGCAGGAAGTACCGACTTATCTTTCCTTTCGAGTAAAAGTCGCTGGGCATTCAGCCGCCACCATTGTTGCGGATGGGCTAAAAGCGCCACCAATTCGGCCGATGATTTGGAACGTAATTTAGGCGCTTCGTGCGTTAATTTGGCTTCTTTTGGGACAATCTGGTAAATGCGTCCGAGTTTGTTGCCGTTGAAAAAATCCATTTCTTCTTTCAAATCTTCAGGAATGGCCGTGGGAGTTTCGATGTGCTGACGGTACATGTCGATGACGTACAGCACGCCGTTGGGCCCCACGCTCAGTTGCGCGGGCCGAAACCAGGGGTCGGAAGAGGTCAAAAACTCGGTGGTCTTTTCTTTTTCCCCGCGTTTAGCAACAAACGTTGGGCTGTTGGGCAAAGGTTGCACAATGTCACGGTGAATCAAATTTCCTGCTACTTCGCCCGTAAACACCGAGCCACGGTAGTCGGCGGGAAGTAAATTTCCGCCGTAAAATGTTCCTCCCGAAGCTCCCGTAAAATGATCTTCGGCGTATTCGTGGCGGTCGAGTTTGGCTTCGGCAAACTGCTCATTGCGGCGCTTGGTACGCTCTTGACGCCAGTAGGGAGCGGGCGTTTCTTGAAACATCTCAGGGTCGTGGTCGGAGATATTCAAAGCCACATCATACGACGGCAAAAATGGATGACGGAACAAATAACGTCCTGCGATGGGGGCGTGCTGAATGTGCAAGGAATTTTCGGTAAAAAAGCGGTTACCCCAGTCATCGACCGACATCCCAAACTGCCCCGTACTCGACTCAATTTCAAACTGCCCTCGGTCGAGACGAAAACGAAAATCGCCGCCTTTGACCGAAATGGGCGGTAGTTTGGGGTTTCGCATAAATTTTACTAGCCCATCTTGCCCACAGTTGGAGGCATAAATCCAGTTATCGACGTTGTAGTGCAAATTGGTGATTTGCGCTTCTGAATTGTTGGCAAAAAAGCCCGTAAAAAGTACCTCACGAATGTCGGCGCGGTAGTCGCCTGTGGTATCTTTTAAAAACAAAATATCGGGAGCGGCGGCGACTAGCAGTCCTCCTTCCCACGGTAACACGCTGGTAGCTTCCGAAAGGTTGTCGGCAAAAACAATGGCCGAATCAATGCGCCCGTCTTGGTTGGTATCGCGCAGGAGCCGAATTGCTCCTCCCAACGTACCATCTTCGGGTTTGGAAGGGTAGTCGGGCATCTCAACGACAAACGCATTTCCCTCCTCATCAAACACCATTTCAACGGGGTCGAGTACGTGCGGTTCGGCGGCAAATACTTCGATTTGGAGGCGGTCGTCGCTCAAGGTAAAGCTTTTGAGGGCTTCGTCGGGGGTGAGGGGGTCGGTATAATGCGCACACGACCAACTGAGTCCTACAAGTGCG contains:
- the rimO gene encoding 30S ribosomal protein S12 methylthiotransferase RimO — translated: MKTKGTKRNKVNIVTLGCSKNLVDSENIFTQLKGNGYNVTHESQKDDANIVIVNTCGFIDNAKQESVDTILRYADAKEAGLVDKVYVTGCLSHRYKDELAVEIPTVDAWFGTNELPRLLKTLKADYKQELVGERLLTTPAHYAYLKIAEGCDRPCSFCAIPLMRGGHVSRSIDELVTEAKSLARRGTKELILIAQDLTYYGLDIYKKRNLSELLNHLADVEGIDWIRLQYAYPSGFPLDVLDVMRERSNICKYLDMPLQSGSTEMLKLMRRGITREKTEDLIKTIRDKVPGIALRTTLIAGHPGETEEMFEETLEFVERTRFDRLGVFAYSHEDQTHSFTMPDDVPADVKQQRTDDIMAVQQDISWSLNQEKIGNTYKVLFDRKEGGYFIGRTEFDSPEVDNEVLISAEQYVRVGDFANVKINNAEEFDLYGQLV
- a CDS encoding amidohydrolase is translated as MKKPLLSGALLALSLGTGYAQSALKPVINQASDAIESKVIAWRRDFHEHPELGNQEFRTANIVAEHLRKLGYEVKEKVAVTGVIGVLKGGKPGPVVALRADMDGLPVTERVDIPFKSKVVTEFNNQKTGVMHACGHDSHVAILMGVAEVLASMQKDLAGTVKLIFQPAEEGVYTGGTFGANRMVEEGALDNPKVDAIFGLHINSQTEVGKIRYRPGATMAAVDQLTIKLKGKQTHGANPWSGVDPIVTASQVVMGLQTIVSRNVDITENPAVVTVGAIHGGIRYNIIPESLEMIGTIRTFGDDQQALVHRRIKEISTNIAESAGAKADVEIGIGYPATVNDPALTDKMIPTLEALAGKDNVLLSPVATGAEDFSYFQKKIPGFFFFLGGMAKGKSPYDVAPHHTPDFYLDESGFTLGVKSLSHLVVDYMEMNSKAAASSTTKGKKATK
- the hisB gene encoding bifunctional histidinol-phosphatase/imidazoleglycerol-phosphate dehydratase HisB, coding for MQKLLFIDRDGTIIVEPPVDFQVDSLEKLAFLPKAISNLRRLAEETDFGFVMVTNQDGLGTDSFPEDTFWPAQNKMLQVLEGEGVTFQAIHVDRTFPHENAPTRKPGTALLTEYFNGSYDLANSYVLGDRLTDVQLAVNMGCKAIYIANELPADLASELANAISLVSTDWDAIYEHLRLPARTASVERVTKETQIKIELNLDGTGKSAMNTGLGFFDHMLDQLAKHSGADLTISVVGDLHIDEHHTIEDTALALGEAYRKALGDKRGISRYGFLLPMDEALAQVAIDFSGRPWLVWDADFKREKIGEMPTEMFYHFFKSFSDTAQCNLNIKCEGSNEHHKIEAIFKGWAKAIKMAVKRDLKALDVLPSTKGVL
- a CDS encoding DUF3127 domain-containing protein — translated: MDIKGRVLQLLPLQTGEGKNGTWKKQDFVIETDGQYPKKVCISAWGDKINESALKVGNEVNVSFDIESREYNGRWYTDVKAWKIDSMSGGGGASEEASFGGSTRPTTSLPTTFEASEEDNLPF
- a CDS encoding putative oxidoreductase C-terminal domain-containing protein; translation: MKNRLLGCLLAASSLTLPSMGQQAKKPISLIVLEPGHFHAALVQNTRYDNVNPVVHVYATKGPDVEAYLDKIKKYNTRSDDPTQWDEKVYTGTDFFQKMLSEKAGNLVVLAGNNQKKTDYIKKSVDAGLNVLADKPMAIDAAGFSLLQEAFAQAKKKNILLYDIMTERYEISNALQRELALVPAIFGTLQKGTPQDPAVTKESVHHFFKYVSGEPLIRPSWFFDVKQQGEGVVDVTTHLVDLIQWSCFPNQIIDYKKDIKLLNATHSATTMTPEQFKLVTKNDTYPDYLKKDVKGKNLEVYANGQIDYTLKGVHARASVIWNFQAPQGTGDTHYSIMKGSKANLIIRQGKEQNFKPVLYIEALNNTPAYEKAVAEAFKKVQTTYPGIELKKNDKGWEVVIPKKYDIGHEAHFSQVAKKYMDFLKAGKLPEWEVPNMISKYYTTTQALKMAQSKSTVNR
- a CDS encoding glucosamine-6-phosphate deaminase, with amino-acid sequence MPLLQETTVDKLHVKLAQNRQELGQYAAEMAATKIKSLLQSQETVNIIFAAAPSQNEFLDALAVQPGVEWQRVNAFHMDEYIGLSDEAPQRFGNFLKDRFFAKVPLKEVFYINGNVAEAEAECQRYSALLTQYPTDIVCMGIGENCHIAFNDPHIAFFNDPVLVKKVDLDLTSRQQQVHDGCFASLELVPEYALTLTIPALVKAPTVFCMVPAAHKAEAIYHTLLDDISEVYPSTILRTHPNATLFIDPNSAQQWLEATETK